In one Burkholderiales bacterium GJ-E10 genomic region, the following are encoded:
- a CDS encoding 2-nonaprenyl-3-methyl-6-methoxy-1,4-benzoquinol hydroxylase has product MDTLRKATALDELLRVAQSALTVVTSSPPSSRPDPGNPARSVELSPVLGEADRRHAAGLMRVNHVGEICAQALYEAQSMATRDDGLRTVFRQAAVEEADHLAWTRRRVEELGSRVSALVPLWYAGAFGIGLAAALVGDRPSLGFMAETERQVEEHLLDHLQKLPPHDQVSRAIVEQMKLDEVGHANTAVAHGGADLPFPVRLAMKAAAKVMTTTAYYI; this is encoded by the coding sequence ATGGATACACTCCGGAAGGCAACGGCGCTCGACGAACTGCTGCGGGTCGCGCAATCGGCCTTGACCGTGGTCACCAGTTCGCCGCCGTCGTCGCGCCCCGACCCGGGGAATCCCGCACGGTCGGTCGAACTGTCACCGGTTCTCGGCGAGGCCGACCGGCGCCATGCCGCCGGCCTGATGCGGGTCAATCACGTCGGGGAGATCTGCGCCCAGGCGCTGTACGAAGCGCAGTCGATGGCCACCCGGGACGACGGCCTGCGCACCGTGTTTCGGCAGGCGGCGGTGGAAGAGGCGGACCATCTCGCCTGGACGCGCCGCCGGGTGGAGGAACTCGGCAGCCGGGTCAGCGCCTTGGTGCCGCTGTGGTACGCCGGGGCGTTCGGGATCGGCCTTGCCGCGGCACTCGTGGGCGACCGTCCCAGCCTGGGGTTCATGGCCGAGACCGAGCGGCAGGTCGAGGAACACCTGCTGGACCATCTGCAGAAACTGCCGCCCCACGATCAGGTTTCGCGGGCGATCGTCGAGCAGATGAAGCTCGACGAAGTCGGCCACGCCAACACCGCGGTGGCCCACGGCGGCGCCGACCTGCCGTTTCCGGTGCGCTTGGCGATGAAGGCCGCGGCGAAGGTGATGACGACGACGGCCTACTACATCTGA